A region of Arabidopsis thaliana chromosome 5, partial sequence DNA encodes the following proteins:
- a CDS encoding uncharacterized protein (unknown protein; Has 1 Blast hits to 1 proteins in 1 species: Archae - 0; Bacteria - 0; Metazoa - 0; Fungi - 0; Plants - 1; Viruses - 0; Other Eukaryotes - 0 (source: NCBI BLink).), whose product MLLCLCSKNLADIFNNESIDTIHRYRAKTQFPEKISQECDYQINPMMNSYELHVKIKSNSPKKYLPQRQLAKKLIETLEKPSTESKKRSEEMSSPPPLIESKPLNSSQPNLDGYNYPFDMYRRYLDLTAVKATVQSSESGSLIVLRKDLGAPRVIDADTDRHCLHYFDYFIH is encoded by the exons ATGCTTTTATGCCTTTGCTCCAAAAATCTTGCAGATATCTTCAACAATGAATCTATAGACACCATTCATCGTTATCGAGCCAAAACACAATTCCCCGAAAAAATATCACAAGAATGCGATTACCAAATCAATCCGATGATGAATTCCTATGAATTGCAC gtcaaaatcaaatcaaattcaccGAAGAAGTATCTTCCTCAACGGCAATTGGCAAAAAAGCTAAtcgaaaccctagaaaaacCCTCGACTGAGTCAAAAAAAAG ATCCGAAGAGATGAGCAGCCCGCCGCCTTTAATCGAATCTAAGCCGTTAAATTCCAGCCAACCAAATCTAGACGGCTACAATTATCCTTTCGATATGTACCGTCGATATTTAGATCTAACGGCTGTGAAGGCTACGGTGCAATCTAGTGAATCTGGATCTCTAattgttttgagaaaagaTCTTGGAGCGC CGCGTGTAATAGACGCGGATACCGACCGACATTGTCTCCActattttgactattttatCCACTAA